A single region of the Magnetococcus sp. PR-3 genome encodes:
- a CDS encoding acylneuraminate cytidylyltransferase family protein, which translates to MIAGKRVLGIIPARGGSKGIPGKNLVDLGGKPLLAWTIETALACSEIDRVVLSSDAADIMQCAREYGCDVPFQRPAALSTDSAPASSAILHALENLEEAYDYLVILQPTSPFRSVGDIQGCLNLCIDKQAQVAVSVMEPRHHPHWMFTQDEQGRLHQMMAGEIPYQRQKLQPCYALNGAVYVADVAFYKQHQTFLCEQTLAHVMPADRSADIDTPDDLLCARAWVSQQATD; encoded by the coding sequence ATGATTGCAGGTAAAAGGGTGCTGGGGATTATTCCAGCCCGTGGTGGGTCCAAAGGTATACCCGGCAAAAACTTGGTTGATCTGGGTGGTAAGCCACTGCTGGCTTGGACCATTGAGACAGCCTTGGCCTGTTCGGAAATCGACCGTGTGGTGCTCTCCTCAGATGCTGCCGACATTATGCAGTGTGCCCGTGAGTATGGCTGCGATGTTCCGTTTCAACGTCCTGCAGCGTTGAGTACGGATTCCGCACCCGCCTCATCAGCCATTTTACATGCGCTGGAGAATCTGGAGGAAGCGTATGATTATCTGGTCATCTTGCAACCCACCTCGCCCTTTCGCAGTGTGGGGGATATCCAAGGTTGTTTGAACCTCTGTATCGATAAGCAAGCTCAGGTCGCGGTGTCGGTCATGGAGCCGCGTCATCATCCCCACTGGATGTTTACCCAAGATGAACAGGGGCGTTTACATCAGATGATGGCGGGTGAGATCCCCTATCAACGGCAAAAACTTCAGCCCTGTTATGCTCTGAATGGGGCGGTATATGTGGCGGATGTCGCCTTTTACAAACAGCATCAGACCTTTCTTTGTGAACAGACGCTGGCCCATGTGATGCCCGCTGACCGTTCAGCCGATATTGATACCCCGGATGATCTTCTCTGTGCCCGCGCATGGGTCAGTCAGCAAGCTACGGATTGA
- a CDS encoding nucleotidyltransferase family protein produces MLSISWKSVRIEPEAPIMRALEIISEGALGVALVVNGDDKLLGVVTDGDVRRGLLRHISLDAQVQEIMCTTPTVARDSDSQEHIMTLMRTRTLHHIPVLDFHGRVVGLEWLKEMTLPTPRDNWVVLMAGGLGSRLGELTRDCPKPLLHVGKQPILELIIENFVSYGFHKFYLAVNYKKEMIKSYFGDGSRMGVRIEYLEEQERLGTAGPLSLMPEAPKEPFFVMNGDLLTRIHFGRVLDYHMAQKADATMCVRQVEETLPYGVVDLGENHRLNGITEKPVNKYFVNTGIYLLEPSVLPVIPQAQFFDMPDLFRTLAEDDKHPVAFPFLEYWMDIGQVGDFHQACQDVEDVF; encoded by the coding sequence ATGTTGTCCATCTCTTGGAAATCAGTCCGCATAGAGCCAGAGGCCCCGATTATGCGGGCGCTGGAGATCATCAGTGAAGGTGCCTTGGGTGTTGCCTTGGTGGTGAATGGGGATGATAAGCTGTTAGGTGTTGTCACCGATGGTGATGTACGCCGGGGCTTGTTGCGCCATATTTCGCTGGATGCCCAGGTACAGGAGATTATGTGTACCACGCCCACCGTGGCACGGGATAGCGACAGTCAGGAGCATATTATGACCCTGATGCGTACCCGCACGCTGCACCATATCCCGGTCTTGGATTTTCATGGTCGGGTTGTGGGGCTGGAGTGGCTCAAAGAGATGACCCTGCCGACCCCCAGGGATAACTGGGTGGTTCTGATGGCGGGGGGGTTAGGCAGCCGTTTGGGGGAGTTAACCCGAGATTGTCCTAAGCCTCTACTGCATGTTGGTAAACAGCCTATCTTAGAGTTAATAATAGAAAATTTCGTCAGTTATGGTTTTCATAAGTTCTATCTGGCGGTGAATTATAAAAAAGAGATGATCAAATCCTATTTTGGGGATGGTTCCCGAATGGGGGTGCGTATTGAGTATTTGGAAGAACAAGAGCGGCTCGGTACTGCGGGTCCCCTTTCATTAATGCCAGAAGCCCCTAAAGAGCCCTTTTTTGTGATGAATGGGGATCTTCTGACCCGCATCCACTTTGGCCGTGTTTTGGATTACCATATGGCCCAAAAGGCCGATGCCACCATGTGTGTACGCCAAGTGGAAGAGACCCTGCCTTATGGGGTGGTGGACCTTGGTGAGAACCATCGTCTCAATGGAATTACGGAAAAGCCCGTCAATAAATACTTTGTCAATACAGGTATCTATTTGCTTGAGCCCAGCGTGCTGCCGGTCATCCCGCAAGCGCAGTTTTTTGACATGCCGGATCTGTTCCGTACCTTGGCTGAGGATGATAAACATCCTGTCGCTTTCCCCTTTTTGGAGTATTGGATGGATATTGGTCAGGTGGGGGATTTCCATCAGGCCTGCCAGGATGTTGAGGACGTCTTTTAA
- the neuC gene encoding UDP-N-acetylglucosamine 2-epimerase, giving the protein MMKILGITCSRAEYDLMSGLYMRLHKDPTVELKLLVAGSHLSPTFGRSVDAIKKDGLDILLTLETLLDADSRISRLKSASLLLQNSIDLVAHHGPDLILYAGDREEVAIGGLLGAYLEIPTCHFFGGDHSQDGHVDHMVRHATSKLSTVHMVSLPQHAQRLLKMGEHPDRVHQIGSIALDKFVRHQAAPRAQIHQQLGIEQGFERYALVIFHPVAEEKEQAHLYFENILQALKKQGVQALVSAPNADEGFSRLLEVTERYRQDPNFHFYRNLDRALFLSVYKRCEFLIGNSSSGIIEAASIPRAVVNVGLRQRGRLAGDNVLFCDADQKSIEQALQNMEKPAFQKQLQGLKNPYGDGKSEAKAHELIQTLDFNSLRLKKEDILTL; this is encoded by the coding sequence ATGATGAAAATTCTAGGTATTACCTGCTCCCGTGCTGAGTATGATCTGATGAGTGGTCTCTATATGCGGTTGCATAAAGATCCTACCGTAGAACTGAAGCTGTTGGTGGCAGGTTCTCATCTCTCCCCAACCTTTGGTCGCAGTGTCGACGCTATTAAAAAGGATGGGTTGGATATTCTGCTTACCCTGGAGACACTGTTAGATGCCGATAGCCGTATCTCCCGTTTAAAGTCCGCCAGTCTTCTGCTGCAAAACAGTATTGACCTGGTTGCCCACCATGGACCGGATCTTATTCTTTATGCCGGTGACCGGGAGGAGGTGGCCATAGGTGGGTTGCTGGGGGCTTATTTGGAGATCCCGACCTGTCACTTTTTTGGGGGAGACCACTCACAGGATGGGCATGTGGATCATATGGTCCGTCATGCTACCTCTAAGCTCTCTACCGTGCATATGGTTTCATTACCGCAACATGCTCAGCGGTTGCTAAAAATGGGTGAGCACCCCGATCGAGTGCACCAGATTGGTAGTATTGCGTTGGATAAGTTTGTACGGCATCAAGCCGCTCCAAGGGCTCAGATCCATCAGCAATTGGGCATTGAACAGGGTTTTGAACGCTACGCCTTGGTGATTTTTCATCCGGTCGCAGAGGAAAAAGAGCAGGCGCATCTCTATTTTGAGAACATTCTTCAAGCTTTAAAGAAACAGGGTGTGCAGGCACTGGTTAGTGCGCCGAATGCGGATGAAGGGTTTAGTCGCCTATTAGAGGTGACCGAGCGATATCGGCAGGATCCCAACTTCCATTTTTACCGTAACTTGGATCGTGCGCTGTTTCTCTCAGTCTACAAACGGTGCGAATTTCTCATTGGCAACTCCTCCAGCGGTATTATCGAGGCAGCTTCCATCCCTAGAGCGGTGGTTAATGTGGGGCTGCGTCAGCGTGGTCGGTTGGCAGGGGATAATGTGCTTTTTTGCGATGCCGATCAAAAATCTATCGAACAAGCGCTGCAAAATATGGAAAAACCTGCCTTCCAAAAACAGCTGCAAGGGTTGAAAAACCCCTATGGAGATGGAAAAAGTGAGGCCAAAGCGCACGAGCTTATACAAACATTGGATTTTAATTCGTTGCGTTTAAAGAAAGAGGATATCCTTACATTGTAA
- the neuB gene encoding N-acetylneuraminate synthase translates to MSAVIIAEAGVNHNGDLGLALDLVDAAAECGADVVKFQTFDPTCIASRHAGKAAYQKRTTDATENQQSMLERLALSVDAHHQLIARCQQRNITFLSSPFDLPSLALLVELQLSPFKIPSGELTNLPLLRAIGATKEPVILSTGMATLGEVEAAIAALRLSGTPDDGITLLHCTTEYPAPLDEVNLSAMTTMGRAFGLPFGYSDHTQGIAIPIAAVALGAVVIEKHFTLDNALPGPDHKASLEPGPFKAMVAGIQDVALAMGDGIKRPTLSELANKPIARKSIVAACAIAVGESFTAVNLTTKRPGDGLDPMLWDQVMGRVADRDYAMDEAIVL, encoded by the coding sequence ATGTCAGCTGTGATCATTGCAGAAGCGGGTGTGAACCATAATGGTGATTTGGGCTTGGCGCTGGATCTGGTAGATGCTGCGGCTGAGTGTGGGGCAGACGTGGTGAAGTTTCAGACGTTTGATCCCACATGTATTGCCAGTCGCCATGCGGGTAAAGCGGCCTACCAAAAGCGCACAACCGATGCGACAGAGAACCAGCAGAGCATGCTGGAACGGCTGGCACTCTCTGTGGACGCCCATCATCAACTGATTGCCCGCTGCCAACAGCGTAACATCACTTTTCTTTCTAGCCCCTTTGATCTGCCCAGTTTGGCGCTGTTGGTTGAACTGCAACTCTCGCCTTTTAAAATTCCCTCAGGGGAGCTGACCAATTTGCCGTTGCTACGGGCCATTGGTGCGACCAAGGAGCCGGTTATTCTCTCAACAGGTATGGCGACACTGGGTGAGGTTGAAGCCGCCATTGCTGCGTTGCGTCTATCTGGGACCCCGGATGACGGCATTACCTTGTTGCACTGCACCACGGAGTATCCTGCACCTTTGGATGAGGTTAATCTCTCAGCCATGACGACGATGGGGCGGGCCTTTGGTTTGCCGTTTGGGTATAGCGACCATACCCAGGGCATTGCCATTCCTATTGCAGCGGTGGCTTTAGGGGCGGTGGTGATTGAAAAACACTTTACGTTGGATAATGCCCTGCCAGGACCAGACCATAAAGCCTCCCTGGAACCTGGACCCTTTAAGGCGATGGTGGCGGGTATTCAGGATGTGGCATTGGCGATGGGGGATGGCATTAAGCGTCCCACCCTTTCTGAGCTGGCCAATAAACCCATTGCTCGAAAATCCATTGTGGCGGCCTGTGCCATTGCAGTGGGGGAGAGCTTTACGGCGGTCAACCTGACCACCAAACGTCCTGGAGATGGTTTGGACCCCATGCTGTGGGATCAGGTTATGGGACGGGTTGCTGACCGGGATTATGCCATGGATGAGGCGATTGTACTTTAA
- a CDS encoding DegT/DnrJ/EryC1/StrS family aminotransferase, whose product MIPLAIPHLVGREAEYLQACIESTFVSSVGPFVDRFEQQVATAAGVPHGVAVSTGTAGLHASLAALGVKRDDLVILPALTFIASANAIAYLAADPWIMDVNPQSWTLDPTVVAEQLKQHTHTQEGQLIHTPTGRRVAAMMPVHVLGTPADMQALVALAKAYNLPVVADGAAALGATAHGRAIADQGADLTVFSFNGNKTLTCGGGGAVVGADQQTIDRVRHLTTTARQGPGYDHDAVGFNYRMTNIQAAVGCAQMEQLETLVGAKQKIRNRYAEALGHLPGVTPFQAPDWAQSAWWFSGVVIDRPIQDQAQIRQQLREKGVDARPFWKPIHQQAPYAASPVSSTQVVDDLWWKVLTLPCSCGLTELDQQQVIEAVTSVLQGA is encoded by the coding sequence ATGATTCCGTTGGCTATTCCCCATCTGGTGGGGCGTGAGGCTGAATATCTACAAGCTTGTATTGAAAGCACCTTCGTCTCTTCTGTGGGTCCTTTTGTTGATCGTTTTGAGCAGCAGGTAGCCACAGCCGCCGGGGTGCCCCATGGGGTTGCGGTCTCTACGGGTACGGCGGGCTTGCATGCCTCTTTGGCGGCGCTGGGGGTGAAAAGGGATGATCTGGTTATTCTGCCCGCTTTAACCTTTATTGCCAGCGCCAATGCCATTGCCTATCTGGCTGCTGATCCATGGATTATGGATGTAAACCCCCAGAGCTGGACATTGGACCCCACGGTGGTGGCCGAGCAATTAAAGCAGCATACCCATACACAAGAGGGGCAGCTGATCCATACACCCACAGGGCGGCGTGTGGCCGCGATGATGCCCGTTCATGTGTTAGGCACACCGGCGGATATGCAGGCGTTGGTGGCCTTGGCCAAGGCGTATAACCTACCTGTGGTGGCCGATGGTGCGGCTGCACTGGGGGCGACGGCCCATGGACGAGCCATTGCCGATCAAGGGGCGGACCTGACGGTGTTTTCCTTTAACGGTAATAAAACCCTGACCTGTGGTGGTGGCGGGGCGGTGGTTGGTGCAGATCAACAGACCATTGATCGTGTGCGTCATTTAACCACCACAGCGCGTCAAGGGCCGGGGTATGACCACGATGCGGTAGGCTTTAACTACCGTATGACCAATATTCAGGCGGCGGTGGGGTGTGCGCAGATGGAGCAGTTGGAAACCCTGGTTGGGGCCAAACAGAAGATCCGTAACCGTTATGCAGAGGCTTTAGGCCATCTACCGGGTGTGACACCTTTTCAAGCCCCCGATTGGGCACAGAGTGCTTGGTGGTTCTCTGGTGTGGTCATTGATCGTCCCATCCAGGACCAAGCGCAGATCCGCCAGCAGCTGCGCGAAAAAGGGGTGGATGCCCGACCGTTCTGGAAGCCGATTCACCAACAGGCGCCCTATGCCGCGTCACCTGTAAGTTCAACCCAGGTGGTGGATGACTTATGGTGGAAAGTTTTGACGCTGCCCTGTTCGTGTGGGTTGACGGAGTTGGATCAACAGCAGGTGATCGAGGCGGTTACCTCGGTTCTACAGGGAGCATAA
- a CDS encoding tetratricopeptide repeat protein: MDSFKETLARAITLQEAGKAEEALPLYQTLLRQHGNMGDLHYLVGLAYQDLKQWQAAYDALRQAVALDAERVDFQMAIGLTFQELEQPEQAKQAYSRAIGLNPDDFHAYYRLGDSHIDLGQPDQAISAFTRAIKLKPDFHEAWINLGLCLKAIGQMEAALKTFRAAIQLAPEDPKAKVDYAMTLLATGDFENGWKHYTERFKFKHVFNDMKRIPANIPAWGGCDLTDQVLLVLCEQGYGDNLQFARYLPQLKQLGVKKLIVESKNRLINLFRYNELADEYCNVLDVQKVQADYYVPLLELPRLLGTRVETIPTDLPTFKVSPEFLQHLAPHTQHGLFKVGLIWTGKPLHARDPARRRSCPFELLAPLAKVQGATFYSLQTGLLDEEVPTHLDAETPLIDLSKILGHFHETAAAMQQMDLIISIDTASAHLAGGLNCPTWLLTPYSADWRWGLQGPSTPWYPQMRLFRQPTPGAWQPVIEQVATALEETIQEGR; the protein is encoded by the coding sequence GTGGACAGTTTTAAAGAAACCCTGGCACGTGCCATTACCCTGCAGGAAGCGGGTAAGGCGGAAGAGGCTCTCCCCCTCTATCAAACCCTATTACGTCAGCATGGTAATATGGGGGACCTGCACTATCTGGTAGGGCTTGCCTATCAAGATTTAAAACAGTGGCAAGCAGCCTACGATGCCCTAAGACAGGCTGTGGCACTGGATGCTGAACGTGTTGATTTTCAGATGGCCATTGGCCTTACCTTTCAAGAACTGGAACAACCCGAACAGGCCAAACAAGCCTACAGCCGTGCCATTGGACTCAACCCTGATGATTTCCACGCTTACTATCGGCTGGGGGATAGCCACATCGATCTGGGTCAACCCGATCAAGCCATTTCAGCCTTCACCCGCGCCATTAAGTTAAAACCGGATTTTCATGAAGCCTGGATTAATCTGGGTCTCTGCCTAAAGGCCATTGGCCAGATGGAAGCCGCACTTAAAACGTTCCGCGCCGCCATACAGCTGGCCCCGGAGGATCCCAAAGCCAAAGTGGATTATGCCATGACCCTGCTGGCAACAGGTGATTTTGAAAATGGCTGGAAGCACTACACAGAGCGGTTTAAGTTTAAACATGTTTTCAATGATATGAAGAGAATACCAGCCAATATACCTGCATGGGGGGGCTGTGACCTTACCGATCAGGTATTGCTGGTTTTGTGTGAACAGGGCTATGGGGATAACTTACAGTTTGCCCGCTATCTGCCACAACTTAAGCAGTTGGGCGTCAAGAAGTTGATTGTGGAGAGCAAAAACCGACTGATCAATCTCTTTCGCTACAACGAACTGGCCGATGAATACTGCAATGTACTGGATGTCCAAAAGGTCCAAGCAGACTACTATGTGCCTTTGCTGGAGCTACCGCGACTACTGGGCACCCGGGTGGAGACCATTCCCACCGATCTACCCACTTTTAAAGTAAGCCCTGAATTTTTACAGCATTTGGCCCCACACACCCAACATGGGCTGTTTAAAGTGGGCCTTATCTGGACAGGTAAGCCGCTGCATGCACGGGATCCTGCCCGCAGGCGTAGTTGCCCGTTTGAACTTTTGGCCCCTTTGGCCAAGGTGCAGGGGGCCACATTCTATAGCTTACAAACAGGTTTATTGGACGAAGAGGTTCCCACCCATTTGGATGCAGAGACACCACTGATTGATCTTAGTAAAATCTTGGGCCATTTTCATGAGACCGCTGCAGCCATGCAGCAGATGGATCTGATTATCTCCATTGATACCGCCTCGGCCCACCTGGCGGGGGGCCTGAACTGCCCAACCTGGTTACTTACCCCCTATTCTGCTGATTGGCGGTGGGGGCTGCAAGGTCCAAGCACCCCCTGGTACCCCCAGATGAGACTGTTCCGCCAGCCCACCCCTGGTGCCTGGCAACCGGTGATTGAACAGGTGGCCACAGCCCTTGAAGAAACCATTCAAGAAGGCCGATAG
- a CDS encoding bestrophin family ion channel — translation MPFPLKPIFFLLATLSALLTALCVQQNWQVEMDATRNIVFAGIFFTFAITIGTANRRRFEGLDEIASLKSSILSFNDYFILWLPPARLASAQKDFHQLFPVIKRSLESKQASLNAENLRCLDHFFSRLIQHIEEARENGMPPPEIARLLQWHQSMRYSFERLLAIKEYNTPSVLRGFLHSSLQVSMLILTPEFATMGWLGVPSAFLVAFMSVVLMDIQDQIEDPFGQDPDDIRFEFIDRVQARMLRVERR, via the coding sequence ATGCCCTTTCCTTTAAAACCCATTTTTTTCCTACTGGCCACGCTCTCTGCCCTGCTAACCGCCCTGTGCGTTCAACAAAATTGGCAGGTAGAGATGGACGCCACCCGTAATATTGTATTTGCGGGCATTTTCTTTACCTTCGCCATTACCATCGGTACCGCCAATCGCCGTCGCTTTGAGGGATTGGATGAGATTGCCAGCTTGAAATCCAGCATTCTCTCCTTTAACGACTATTTTATTCTGTGGCTACCACCCGCCCGACTGGCCTCGGCGCAAAAAGATTTTCATCAGCTCTTCCCCGTTATTAAACGTTCATTGGAGAGTAAACAAGCCTCTTTAAATGCCGAGAATCTACGCTGCCTGGATCATTTTTTTAGCCGCCTCATCCAGCACATTGAGGAAGCGCGGGAAAATGGCATGCCGCCACCAGAAATTGCCCGGCTGCTACAGTGGCACCAGAGCATGCGTTACTCCTTTGAGCGCCTACTGGCGATCAAAGAGTACAACACACCATCTGTCTTACGGGGTTTTTTACACTCTTCATTGCAGGTCAGCATGCTTATTCTCACCCCAGAATTTGCCACCATGGGTTGGCTGGGTGTGCCCTCCGCTTTTCTGGTGGCATTTATGAGTGTGGTGTTAATGGATATTCAAGATCAGATTGAGGACCCCTTTGGACAGGACCCTGACGACATTCGCTTTGAGTTTATTG